Proteins encoded in a region of the Ralstonia pseudosolanacearum genome:
- a CDS encoding DUF3999 domain-containing protein, with protein MSPQRIAGGCMKSVAWAAAAVLCWSAPAQAERFELTGAPGAPYYAVTLGAEVYAHSRDAGLADLRILNGDGEPVPFSIDRPHDAAPQARTLQAVRWFAAPAEDDGKPGSAGVVLGTDGVLRATGPLPAQASARAWLLDLSPLRDTVTAVVVGLPAAEFQGDVSVQASDDLQHWRPVTRATLFHLANQGSTLVQDRIELAGVPANYLRLTWQGKPPVPDAVRVELATGVPTVSAVSADGDIQWRTGLAPAQVPAAGDYRFDTGGAFPVERVMVRLPQTNTVVQATLFARASARVPWRPVTSARLFRLAGAGGRGEQESPPMVVPATGERYWRLQVDTRSGGLGAGAPALSIGWRPATVTYAARGNVPFVLAVGEVADGSPVARTELLAGASPAIVPAQLGSMTASPPEALRREPPGGATRRWILWGALVAAVAVLGGMAWRLFRVSGTPADTSH; from the coding sequence ATGAGCCCTCAACGGATCGCGGGAGGCTGTATGAAATCGGTCGCGTGGGCGGCGGCCGCCGTGCTGTGCTGGTCCGCGCCGGCTCAGGCCGAGCGCTTCGAGCTGACCGGCGCGCCCGGCGCACCGTATTACGCCGTCACGCTCGGCGCGGAGGTCTATGCCCATAGCCGCGATGCCGGTCTGGCCGATCTGCGCATCCTCAACGGCGACGGTGAGCCGGTGCCGTTCTCCATCGACAGGCCGCACGATGCGGCGCCGCAGGCCCGCACGCTGCAAGCGGTGCGCTGGTTCGCCGCGCCGGCCGAGGATGATGGCAAGCCCGGCTCGGCCGGCGTCGTGCTCGGCACCGACGGCGTGCTGCGCGCGACGGGGCCGCTGCCGGCGCAGGCGTCGGCGCGTGCCTGGCTGCTCGACCTGAGCCCGCTGCGCGACACGGTGACGGCCGTGGTGGTCGGCCTGCCCGCCGCCGAGTTCCAGGGCGATGTGTCGGTGCAGGCCAGCGACGACCTGCAGCACTGGCGCCCGGTCACCCGCGCCACGCTGTTCCACCTGGCCAACCAGGGCAGCACGCTGGTGCAGGACCGCATCGAACTGGCCGGCGTGCCTGCCAACTACCTGCGGCTGACGTGGCAGGGCAAGCCGCCGGTGCCCGATGCCGTGCGCGTGGAACTGGCCACCGGCGTGCCGACTGTATCGGCAGTATCGGCCGACGGCGACATCCAGTGGCGCACCGGCCTGGCGCCGGCGCAGGTGCCCGCCGCCGGCGACTACCGGTTCGATACGGGCGGCGCGTTTCCGGTGGAGCGCGTGATGGTCCGCCTGCCGCAGACCAACACGGTGGTGCAGGCGACGCTGTTCGCGCGTGCGAGTGCCCGGGTGCCGTGGCGGCCGGTGACGTCGGCGCGGCTGTTCCGGCTGGCCGGCGCGGGCGGCCGGGGCGAGCAGGAAAGCCCGCCGATGGTCGTGCCGGCCACGGGCGAGCGCTATTGGCGCCTGCAGGTCGACACCCGCAGCGGCGGCCTGGGCGCGGGGGCGCCGGCGTTGTCGATCGGCTGGCGGCCGGCCACCGTTACCTACGCAGCGCGCGGCAACGTGCCGTTCGTGCTGGCGGTGGGGGAGGTCGCCGACGGCAGCCCGGTCGCCCGCACGGAACTGCTGGCGGGTGCATCGCCTGCGATCGTGCCGGCGCAATTGGGGTCGATGACGGCATCGCCGCCGGAAGCACTGCGGCGCGAGCCGCCGGGCGGCGCGACGCGCCGGTGGATTCTGTGGGGCGCGCTGGTGGCCGCGGTGGCCGTGCTGGGCGGCATGGCTTGGCGGCTGTTCCGCGTCTCGGGCACGCCGGCCGATACGTCGCACTAA
- a CDS encoding MAPEG family protein: protein MPIALWCVLIAALLPYVCIQIARFTGPRRDNHQPRQWAAGLTGMAQRANGAQQNHFEVFPFFAVAVLVAILGGSPVDRVNGLAVAFIAVRVLYTVCYLADWATARSLVWTVGLVLTIALFVQPAFVH from the coding sequence ATGCCGATCGCCCTGTGGTGCGTCCTGATCGCCGCCCTGCTGCCGTATGTCTGCATCCAGATCGCCCGGTTCACGGGGCCGAGGCGCGACAACCACCAGCCGCGCCAATGGGCCGCCGGCCTGACCGGCATGGCGCAGCGCGCCAACGGCGCCCAGCAGAACCACTTCGAGGTGTTCCCGTTCTTCGCGGTGGCGGTGCTGGTGGCGATCCTGGGCGGCAGTCCGGTGGATCGCGTCAACGGGCTGGCGGTGGCCTTCATCGCCGTGCGGGTGCTCTACACGGTCTGCTACCTGGCGGACTGGGCGACGGCGCGCTCGCTGGTGTGGACGGTGGGCCTCGTCCTCACCATCGCGCTGTTCGTGCAGCCGGCCTTCGTGCACTGA
- a CDS encoding RNA-binding S4 domain-containing protein, translating to MANIDFQLTTDYIELHKLLKLTGVVDSGGAGKAVVADGGVTVDGQPETRKTAKIRAGQVVMLGDVRIAVHGAE from the coding sequence ATGGCCAACATCGACTTCCAACTGACCACCGATTACATCGAACTGCACAAGCTGCTCAAGCTGACCGGCGTGGTCGACAGCGGCGGCGCCGGCAAGGCGGTGGTCGCCGATGGCGGCGTCACCGTCGACGGCCAGCCCGAGACCCGCAAGACCGCCAAGATCCGCGCTGGCCAGGTGGTGATGCTGGGCGACGTGCGCATCGCCGTGCACGGCGCCGAGTAG